The Cottoperca gobio chromosome 8, fCotGob3.1, whole genome shotgun sequence genome contains the following window.
AGTTACACCATTGGCCCTTTCAACATCAATAGGCATGAACAGTACTGAATTTGGTCGTCAGGAGGCTTTTACAGCGAGGGGTGGACAGTCCCCCATCACGTCCTCAGGAACATATTGACTATACACGTTTCGACCTATTGTAGTTTTTCCCTCTAGCCTCGCAGGGTTTGTCACCCTTCCATGGCATAAAAAAAACGTATGCATTTATATCCATATTCTATCCTTCCCTATCGTCTGTTCGTCAGGATGGCCGTCTGACACTTTCTGAGATGCTTGACAAGATGGACTACATTATGACCAGCACCATCACCGACTATGGAGGCATGAGGGTGGACGAGCACGATGAACTGTGAACGGTGTACCACAGCACAGGAGGGATGGTGTTTTGCAAATATATCtagcttttaataaataacaaccTCCAACTGACCAATAAGAGCAGTTTGGATTCAGAAAGTGGCATTGCAGCCCTGCTAAGAGGAGGCCTTACCAGCTACATGTTTAGAGAAACACTGGAACTTGTCTGACGCTGTATATGGATACTGAATTTTATCTCTGAAACTACatacaataaaaactatttcCATATGTTTGAGGTTCTTTCTTGAAATGATCCTTAACAGCTGACATCGTTCTACTTACGTTCGgtcaaaaataaagtaatatgcAGTCAAAGGTATACAAAGATTTAGAAGTCTAAAATAcaccagacagacaaacaatgactaatattcactttaatgggAACTAGTGCCTGAAACATGAAGTAATCACTGGCATGGCCCTGAACATCAGATTTGACAGCTGAGCAGCTTAAACTAACATCTCATCATCAGGACATAAAGGAAGGTTTATAACCAACAGCTTTAGAGGAGAAAATCTTCTGCCAATGATCAGTTCTGTAGAATGAATGGAATAATTCTGTCTTATATAAACACAAACGCAAAATCCActtctttaaaataaactaattcAGGAGGGAATTGGGAATCCATTATTTAATCATCTGTGATGGAAGAAAAATCACCTACAGGAACAAGAAAAATAAGCCAGAAAACAACAATGGCTATCAAAACAAGTTAAAGTTGTTGACACACTGGAAGAAGGAGTCCATCACAAAAATATATCACCCTTTAACACTCAGTAATGAGGGTGCACATAGAATCATTGCCCTCACTCTCAAACTTGCATCACTGGACGAGCCTCTTTGGCACGGAGGTCAACCCCCGAGGCAGCGAAGCCGGTTCCTCCCTGTCAGAACATCAGCATCACTTTAACACTGACAAGTTAACATCAGAGTACAGTTTGGAGACATTAGTAAATCCTGTTTCTGCATGAGCCTGCAGGAGTGCTGCTGTAATAGGGGTTTCAGAGAGTGAGCCATTACTGATGTCTCACCTGGCAACATTTTGAGgcagaaagaaataataattagagTTTTCAAGAATTaagtcataataataaaaagaaagaaatgagtcAGAATAGAACAAGTTTGCTTCGAGTCATAAGTGcatgttttagcatttagctcccCCCGGAGATTATTAAATccaacaaacccccccccccccccgatacATAAGTACACACATACCCTCTGCAGCGGGATGATGTCTCTGTCGGACAGTTTATCTCCATTCACAGGGTCCAACATATCCTTCTTGATCAACTTCTCCACACACTCCTGAGTCACCACAGTACCCCTGGACACAGGACAGAGAGTGTCAGTTATCCCCTCAAGGTCCTCCCAGAGAACAAGTATGAATCTGGGTGTCAGAGAGAAGGTAGACATGTTGACACTCACGAGGGTCGCAGAACAGCACAGGGAACACTGTTGCCCAGGACGTCTCTGGTTACCGCACACACATACCTGTCCTGAAGAGACAAGACATGATGATACTACCAATAGTGTAGAGGACATGATGTCACTGCATGCTTTATCAAATGTGATGGAGACGCTGAGATGCTGCTCTGTGTTCCATCATCGTATCCTCAATATATTGGCTTTTTTGGTCAGACAATAActtttttggacattttgcaGAATAAAATGATCAAGATGACCACTTTTGAGTCATGGTGCTAATAAACTGACCTGGCGGGTGAGCAGGGCCACTCGGTCCAGGCTGGAGTCCAGCCTGGTGAAGCGCACTGTGACAAGCTCATTCATCTTAATGGGCCGTCCTGACATGGGACATAACACAGACTTGCTCTGACAGACATtagggaaggagagaaagggggagcaattaaaaaaagtttcaGCTGCACCTTGCATTTCATATAATATTACTTCAGTCCGGCAGGAAAAAAGCTGATTGTGCAGCGACAGCCAAGGACAGATTTCAAGCCAGGGTCAACCTGCCTTCTGCTTTAAAACAGTGTCAACATTAAACAgatacacaaaataaacagagagaatatcatgacatttaaagataaCAGGTGAACCtggtctctctcactcacacacacacacacacacacacacacacacacacacacacacacacacacacacaccacacaccacacacacacacacacacacacacacacacacacacacacacacacacaccacacacacacacacacacacacaccatgattGAAGCATTAATTAATGACACCAACCTAGACATCAGTTACATCTTCTATGAATACAATCTCcttttgaaaatattgaaaaaacatGTAACTTGCTGGCAATGAATGCTTCCGTGACCACTGCCCAATCTGACatagtagaagaagaaactcACTGGTTTCTTGAGTAAGGTGGGCTTGGACACTGGTGTCAGAGAGGGAACCCAAAAACAGGGCAGGCTCTGGCTGGAAGTGGCAGCTGAAGCAGCAGTGGAGGATTCAGCTGAGCTGCTGTCTGTCCTGCCCTTCTCACTTCCTATGTTCTGCCCTGATGGGAAAACAGTTTATACGGTCTTAACATTGCAAATGTATTTACCTTCACAAATAgttacaaaatattaaaagcaaTTAATTGGGAAAACTACAAAATAGTTATTGTCCAAACAACAATATTAAATCCTTGAAGATGAAGACATGGTTGTCAGGGCTCTAAATACTTTGTCCTGTGTGCATGCACTGGTACATTTAACTAAAACAATTTTTTACCCGCAGGATGTGTTGCATTTGTCCTGCTTTGTTGGCACTTCAGCCACAGCCAGTTTAAATTTAGTTTGGAGTGAGACAGTAAATTTGACATGGTCATAGTCCGAGTCATTCTGATGAGAACACTAAAAGatttcagctgctgctgtgctctCCGTCTCGTCCGTCAGTGTCCTCTTTACGCACACGATActatcatttatacatttgtttttcactggACGTGTGGCGTGAGAGAAGCACTGTCAATGTGTGAGAAGGCAGCCCTCCAGTTATTTTATTACCCCAGTAAAACCactgaacaaaaacattatacttgttttgtttttttctattacattgttgtttgtgttaTGACCACAAAATTGCAAATTACATAAACTAAAGAGTCTGAGCTTCATTCAAACGCAATATAGGGGATCAGTGACAGAGCAGGCTTCATGGCTGAGACTCAGACATTTCAAGCATTTCCATGTGGTTAACTGCTTTTTCCAAATTCAGACCTGTTTTTAAAGTTGTCTTCTGTGATCCGTTCACAAAGTGCAGGTGTGAATGCACCCAACATGCATTGAGGACGCATTCAGACCCGTTCGCTCAGACCACATTCAGAGGTGGCTGCATGCGTGTTGGCGAATGCGTCCTCCACATTGAAGGCCTACTCAATTGACGCGTCTGTGTATAACTGAGGAGGGAGGTGATCCACAAATGCTTGTGATCCCATATTCATTCTCCAGTGGAGCTGCTAAAACGGAGGAGACAGGTGAAGTGAAGATAACGTTGCCGGTTATTGTTGTCATTTGGAATGCAGTTAACAGAACAGTCAGAATTTAGAATTTTCCATATTTGGAAAATCCTTAAGACATTTTGTCATATATGAATTTGCATACGACAAAATGTCTTAATGCCTATGGAGACGCATTCTAATGCCTATGGAGACGCATTCTAATGCCAGGTGTGAACTGACGTACTAATGCCGCAATCACACCGGACGTTAAGCTCATTTTTGCCTGGCATTACTCGTGTGAGTTTGACCTCAGCATCATTTCTTTTCACTCGCTTCACTCACGCTAGATGCCCCGGGGCTTACCTccatgtaaaaacaacaacatttcatcAACCATGGCCGAGTAACTACTATTGCTGAGTTGTACAGCAATGGAAGTCCTACATACGTTGGTAAATCAAACACAGTCATGTCTGGGTTCATAACATCAACCTGAGGCTCACACAGCTCAGTGAACTCAGCTGTATTCACTGTCTCTAGCAAGTCATTAGTCGGATGGATTAATCTGGTTTACTACAGAAATATAGATTTGGCTGttatttaattgcaataaactTATTAAATGCCAAAAGATTTGTAAAAAACCTGAATTAGTGCTTTGTCAAGCCTGTCTTTGTAAACAATGTGCTTCACACCGGACACAAAGAGCTTTAGAGCTATCCACTCATGATGGGATGACAAAAGACGCGTGTTAACACCAGGTCTGAGACAGGGCTCGTGGTATACTGGAGGCAAACGCCACGGACACGTACCAGATGTGAATGGGTTGATGGGTTTGGACAcaatgctgttctctctggtTTAAACCTCTCCACCCTTTCTCTTTCCACTGACTTGGACTCAAGTCGGCTGTTGCTCTTCTGTGCTTGCTTCTGCTTCTCATAAGCCTAAAGGAGGAAAACACAACTGATTGCTCATCCTTCTATTAAAGAACAGAGAAATCACCTTTAATTAATACTTCTATATTTTacagaaagaagcagaagaatTTTTgtaacacaaaaccacaaaatgttttttacgtctataaacacagaagacatttaactcaaacatgtgttgttaaaagttaaaaacatttaactttaacatgCACATGAACAATATACCCATCAATACAGACTCCCTGGTGGAAGTTAACTGACTGATAGGCGTCAGTCTCTCACCAAACTAAATGGAGCTTTTCCGAAatggtctccagagtgtgtagaTCTTGTTGCAGTGTGTATGGGATAAACAGAGCAATGACGTAAGCTGCCCAGTGATGGTCAGGGGCTGTGTGCCAGTAAAGTGAGTGACTTTCTGTCACCACAAACTTTCTGTGATCGATCATTTTGAATGTCAATACAGCCGAATACACAGCAGAGGTGCTTCTTTTAATCTGGAGTTATGTTCATGTTGTGGAACGCTTTCACACTCAGAACACAACAGATTGTCAACAGGTAGTATTTATGAGACTAGATTAAATACTATTTTATACTCACTGTTGACTGACAAGAgaaactgaaaaatataattGCACACTCTTTGAAAGTGGCTGGCTGTGATGTACTTTTGTAATTTGCCAAATGAAAAGAGGGCGAAGATGAAGATATTCCTCTGTTGTTCGGTTGTTCCACAGTGGACGCAGGTCTCTACAAAATCAACCTGGAACAATAGTATGGACACAAGTCGTTGGACGGCAAAGTGTGGACGTGGTCAGAAAGCAAAGTTCAGGGCTTACCTTCATTTTTTTGGCAGTTTCTGTCTTCTGGTGCAAAATATATTCAAGAATGGCCTGTTTTTCATATAAGAAAACCATCTGGACTGTAAACAGCAACAGAAAACCAGACAAAAGCTGTTTACATACGTGGCACATTTTAGTGTTATGcagtatgttgtgtgtatgttggaGAAAGAAACATACGTCACCACAGGATCCTGACAGGGCTGCAGGGACAGGCAGCAGCAGTCAAAGTCTTTGATCGCATCTTTGCCTAGTCGAATGCTCTGTGTTCCATAACCAGACGCCGCTGAGCAGGAGAAGAGGCACATGTCATGCTAATGTCATGCATGTTGGATAGGAAGATTACACAGAAAATGTTGTCCAAGAATAAGTAAATCAATGTGGATATTCTCTTCTGCCTGCAATGAGTTCCATCtacaggaaaatacatttgtggaATATGTGGAcgttaaatatatttcaaattGAAGTATCATTGTTTTAATTCATCGAACTGGAAAAAATAGACTAATTTGACTCCTAAGTCTCCTAAATCTAAGtctttgtttgaaaatgttgccAAGCTGATGTTTCTGGTGTTATCAGGACAAGTTAACATGAATCCAAGATTTGTTTCACAAACATTGTGGTTCTGGTGATTTTGATCAATCACACAAATCATGCATGAAAATATGTATGCATTCAGACGTTCTAGCGAGCAGAAATGACTTGTGGTAGCTTAGGTGAAAAAGTCAGGTACATCtgtcctgcagacacacctgctatcaaaagaaaagaagagaaaagaaagaaaaggaaattcCACTGAGTCTAAATTACCTTAAAGCAAGTTAGAGAAAAAGAGTGAACTTTCACTGCATCTTAATGAAATTTGGATCGTGTTTGTACCTGCAAGGGTGTTTATGAGACTGGTGCTGCTCTTTAGAGCGGCACTTACAGACTTATTGTAGAAAGGAGGGACGCACTTGATAATAAGTAATTCGTCCCACACAAattatatactgtgtattatCGATATCCCTTGAAGAGGACAATTACTTGTATGGAACTGTGTTGGAAGTCAGTTTTCATATTTGACCTGTTCTCACctgtatctttcttttttctcgtGGTATGTGTAGACAGCTCCGGCCGTACAGTTCTTTCCATGGCGAGTCATTGTACTTAAATGTGCTTATCTAGAagtgtttaaagaaaaaaatatgtgTTACGTAGCTGGGAGCATTGATGCtattatgctaacattagctgtcaAAGGTATGCATACAGAACATAAGCACAAATGAATGTATTCAGAAAACGTTACattacaaaaagacaaaacacgaGCCGTGGCTGAAGAACAGCTTTTTAAACGAGTCATTACCAATGCTGTTCGGGAAGAAATGTGAGTTTACCAAGCTCCAAAACATCGGCCGAACAaccactactgctgctgctgctgctagcctactactgctgctgctactactactactactactactactgctgctactatgattctgattattattattacttcttcttcttcttcttcttcttcgtcgtCGTTGTCGTGGCTTTCTTCTTGTCCTGCTTCcgcttccttctcctccttcttattCTTGGATTGCAATACCAACCGCCACCTACCGTACCGGAGTATGTAGAGCAGGTAGTCTGTaataagaaaagagagaagaaaaaaaaagaaactatatTCTATTATACAATCATCACACTTTATTAGTTTCCTAGTATCCCTTCCGAATCCCATTCTCGTCCAGGCCGCACTCTGCAAATTTACACTCTCTTCGTTATATTTCACACTGAATCTTGAATAGAACTAATTTCTCTATTCTACTTTTCTTTAAAGGGACAGAGTGTAGGATTCGGCGGCATCTAGTGTTGTGGTTGTAgtttgcaaccaactgaatacccctgtggtatctttcaggacctgtTGGACTCCTGAACTCATCCTCCACATTCCAgcacaaacattgttttttgtaattttatgtAGCAAAATGGGGTTCGTAACTGCATTTCGCTGCacaaccctgtgttgtacatAGGAAACGAGAACCGATACTTCAGTACCAAGTCAAAGCCATAATTCTGAAACGTGACGGTACTCATCGCGTCCTTTTGTCCAAAGGACAAAATATGTGTCCCTGGGAATGCACTTAAACAAAACTCCTAAATTGTACGAAACCTATTTTTTCCCCTGATATATGCTAGACTTTTTGTAACTCATATGTGTCTTAAAATTGGACCCACATACAGACTCCCTGGTGGAAGTTAACTGACTGATAGGCGTCAGTCTCTCACCAAAACTAAATGGAGCTTTTCCGAAatggtctccagagtgtgtagaTCTTGTTGCAGTGTGTATGGGATAAACAGAGCAATGACGTAAGCTGCCCAGTGATGGTCAGGGGCTGTGTCCAGTAAAGTGAGTGACTTTCTGTCACCACAAACTTTCTGTATCGATCATTTTGAATGTCAATACAGCCGAATACACAGCAGAGGTGCTCTTTAATCTGGAGTTATGTTCATGTTGTGGAACGCTTTCACACTCAGAACACAACAGATTGTCAACAGGTAGTATTTATGAGATAGATTAAATACTATTTTATACTCACTGTTGACTGACAAGAgaaactgaaaaatataattGCACACTCTTTGAAAGTGCTGGCTGTGATGTACTTTTGTAATTTGCCAAATGAAAGAGGGCGAGATGAAGATATTCCTCTGTTGTTCGGTTGTTCCACAGTGGACGCAGGTCTCTACAAAATCAACCTGGAACAATAGTATGGACACAAGTCGTTGGACGGCAAAGTgtggacgcacacacacacacacacacacacacacacacacacacacacacacaacacacacacaccacacacacacacacacacacacaccatgattGAAGCATTAATTAATGACACCAACCTAGACATCAGTTACATCTTCTATGAATACAATCTCCTTTTGAACATATTGAAAAAACATGTAACTTGCTGGCAATGAATGCTTCCGTGACCACTGCCCCAATCTGACatagtagaagaagaaactcACTGGTTTCTTGAGTAAGGTGGGCTTGGACACTGGTGTCAGAGAGGGAACCCAAAAACAGGGCAGGCTCTGGCTGGAAGTGGCAGCTGAAGCAGCAGTGGAGGATTCAGCTGAGCTGCTGTCTGTCCTGCCCTTCTCACTTCCTATGTTCTGCCCTGATGGGAAAACAGTTTATACGGTCTTAACATTGCAAATGTATTTACCTTCACAAATAgttacaaaatattaaaagcaaTTAATTGGGAAAACTACAAAATAGTTATTGTCCAAACAACAATATTAAATCCTTGAAGATGAAGACATGGTTGTCAGGGCTCTAAATACTTTGTCCTGTGTGCATGCACTGGTACATTTAACTAAAACAATTTTTTACCCGCAGGATGTGTTGCATTTGTCCTGCTTTGTTGGCACTTCAGCCACAGCCAGTTTAAATTTAGTTTGGAGTGAGACAGTAAATTTGACATGGTCATAGTCCGAGTCATTCTGATGAGAACACTAAAAGatttcagctgctgctgtgctctCCGTCTCGTCCGTCAGTGTCCTCTTTACGCACACGATActatcatttatacatttgttttttcactgGACGTGTGGCGTGAGAGAAGCACTGTCAATGTGTGAGAAGGCAGCCCTCCAGTTATTTTATTACCCCAGTAAACCactgaacaaaaacattatacttgttttgtttttttctattacattgttgtttgtgttaTGACCACAAAATTGCAAATTACATAAACTAAAGAGTCTGAGCTTCATTCAAACGCAATATAGGGATCAGTGACAGAGCAGGCTTCATGGCTGAGACTCAGACATTTCAAGCATTTCCATGTGGTTAACTGCTTTTTCCAAATTCAGACCTGTTTTTAAAGTTGTCTTCTGTGATCCGTTCACAAAGTGCAGGTGTGAATGCACCCAACATGCATTGAGGACGCATTCAGACCCGTTCGCTCAGACCACATTCAGAGGTGGCTGCATGCGTGTTGGCGAATGCGTCCTCCACATTGAAGGCCTACTCAATTGACGCGTCTGTGTATAACTGAGGAGGGAGGTGATCCACAAATGCTTGTGATCCCATATTCATTCTCCAGTGGAGCTGCTAAAACGGAGGAGACAGGTGAAGTGAAGATAACGTTGCCGGTTATTGTTGTCATTTGGAATGCAGTTAACAGAACAGTCAGAATTTAGAATTTTCCATATTTGGAAAATCCTTAAGACATTTTGTCATATATGAATTTGCATACGACAAAATGTCTTAATGCCTATGGAGACGCATTCTAATGCCTATGGAGACGCATTCTAATGCCAGGTGTGAACTGACGTACTAATGCCGCAATCACACCGGACGTTAAGCTCATTTTTGCCTGGCATTACTCGTGTGAGTTTGACCTCAGCATCATTTCTTTTCACTCGCTTCACTCACGCTAGATGCCCCGGGGCTTACCTccatgtaaaaacaacaacatttcatcAACCATGGCCGAGTAACTACTATTGCTGAGTTGTACAGCAATGGAAGTCCTACATACGTTGGTAAATCAAACACAGTCATGTCTGGGTTCATAACATCAACCTGAGGCTCACACAGCTCAGTGAACTCAGCTGTATTCACTGTCTCTAGCAAGTCATTAGTCGGATGGATTAATCTGGTTTACTACAGAAATATAGATTTGGCTGttatttaattgcaataaactTATTAAATGCCAAAAGATTTGTAAAAAACCTGAATTAGTGCTTTGTCAAGCCTGTCTTTGTAAACAATGTGCTTCACACCGGACACAAAGAGCTTTAGAGCTATCCACTCATGATGGGATGACAAAAGACGCGTGTTAACACCAGGTCTGAGACAGGGCTCGTGGTATACTGGAGGCAAACGCCACGGACACGTACCAGATGTGAATGGGTTGATGGGTTTGGACAcaatgctgttctctctggtTTTAAACCTCTCCACCCTTTCTCTTTCCACTGACTTGGACTCAAGTCGGCTGTTGCTCTTCTGTGCTTGCTTCTGCTTCTCATAAGCCTAAAGGAGGAAAACACAACTGATTGCTCATCCTTCTATTAAAGAACAGAGAAATCACCTTTAATTAATACTTCTATATTTTacagaaagaagcagaagaatTTTTgtaacacaaaaccacaaaatgttttttacgtctataaacacagaagacatttaactcaaacatgtgttgttaaaagttaaaaacatttaactttaacatgCACATGAACAATATACCCATCAATACAGACTCCCTGGTGGAAGTTAACTGACTGATAGGCGTCAGTCTCTCACCAAACTAAATGGAGCTTTTCCGAAatggtctccagagtgtgtagaTCTTGTTGCAGTGTGTATGGGATAAACAGAGCAATGACGTAAGCTGCCCAGTGATGGTCAGGGGCTGTGTGCCAGTAAAGTGAGTGACTTTCTGTCACCACAAACTTTCTGTGATCGATCATTTTGAATGTCAATACAGCCGAATACACAGCAGAGGTGCTTCTTTTAATCTGGAGTTATGTTCATGTTGTGGAACGCTTTCACACTCAGAACACAACAGATTGTCAACAGGTAGTATTTATGAGACTAGATTAAATACTATTTTATACTCACTGTTGACTGACAAGAgaaactgaaaaatataattGCACACTCTTTGAAAGTGGCTGGCTGTGATGTACTTTTGTAATTTGCCAAATGAAAAGAGGGCGAAGATGAAGATATTCCTCTGTTGTTCGGTTGTTCCACAGTGGACGCAGGTCTCTACAAAATCAACCTGGAACAATAGTATGGACACAAGTCGTTGGACGGCAAAGTGTGGACGTGGTCAGAAAGCAAAGTTCAGGGCTTACCTTCATTTTTTTGGCAGTTTCTGTCTTCTGGTGCAAAATATATTCAAGAATGGCCTGTTTTTCATATAAGAAACCATCTGGACTGTAAACAGCAACAGAAACCAGACAAAAGCTGTTTACATACGTGGCACATTTTAGTGTTAtgcagtatgtttgtgtgtatgttggagAAAGAAACATACGTCACCACAGGATCCTGACAGGGCTGCAGGGACAGGCAGCAGCAGTCAAAGTCTTTGATCGCATCTTTGCCTAGTCGAATGCTCTGTGTTCCATAACCAGACGCCGCTGAGCAGGAGAAGAGGCACATGTCATGCTAATGTCATGCATGTTGGATAGGAAGATTACACAGAAAATGTTGTCCAAGAATAAGTAAATCAATGTGGATATTCTCTTCTGCCTGCAATGAGTTCCATCtacaggaaaatacatttgtggaATATGTGAcgttaaatatatttcaaattGAAGTATCATTGTTTTAATTCATCGAACTGGAAAAAATAGACTAATTTGACTCCTAAGTCTCCTAAATCTAAGtctttgtttgaaaatgttgccAAGCTGATGTTTCTGGTGTTATCAGGACAAGTTAACATGAATCCAAGATTTGTTTCACAAACATTGTGGTTCTGGTGATTTTGATCAATCACACAAATCATGCATGAAAATATGTATGCATTCAGACGTTCTACGAGCAGAAATGACTTGTGGTAGCTTAGGTGAAAAAGTCAGGTACATTCCTTTCACTGCAGAATTGGACAGCTTGAAAGCCCCAATACTGACAGATGAAGCAGCATCTTAAACAGAGAGGACTGAACTGTGTTAGGTATTGTTTTCTGAGGGAAAGGACCTTGGCGTTTCTAAAAACTGtgcaacacacaatatatgacAGTCAGCGTTTGTCTTAACTGATATATGAGAATGATGAGT
Protein-coding sequences here:
- the nosip gene encoding nitric oxide synthase-interacting protein, producing MTRHGKNCTAGAVYTYHEKKKDTAASGYGTQSIRLGKDAIKDFDCCCLSLQPCQDPVVTPDGFLYEKQAILEYILHQKTETAKKMKAYEKQKQAQKSNSRLESKSVERERVERFKTRENSIVSKPINPFTSGQNIGSEKGRTDSSSKGRTDSSSAESSTAASAATSSQSLPCFWVPSLTPVSKPTLLKKPSKSVLCPMSGRPIKMNELVTVRFTRLDSSLDRVALLTRQDRYVCAVTRDVLGNSVPCAVLRPSGTVVTQECVEKLIKKDMLDPVNGDKLSDRDIIPLQRGGTGFAASGVDLRAKEARPVMQV